A single window of Oenanthe melanoleuca isolate GR-GAL-2019-014 unplaced genomic scaffold, OMel1.0 S001, whole genome shotgun sequence DNA harbors:
- the LOC130266087 gene encoding IgGFc-binding protein-like — protein MDGEYYKPHELLFQDHCQRRCTCVLGQGLTCHEHACSEDESCEIREGVLGCINKNPCKSLHCRPKERCRPRGAQSRCVPALVATCWAWGDPHFRTFDGLDFDFQGTCSYTMAESHGNDPGLVPFRVEAKNDIRGGIQSVSYVSLVNVDVYGQRISFRRNEDGKVWVNGEVTLLPVLLADGKVQVRPSGLRVALETDFGLRVSYDWNWHLLIDLPSSYFHHVRGLCGNFNLKPLDDIPEAGDNITAIITWAKS, from the exons ATGGATGGGGAATACTATAAG CCCCATGAGTTGCTTTTCCAGGATCACTGCCAGCGTCGTTGCACCTGTGTCCTTGGCCAGGGCCTTACCTGCCATGAGCATGCTTGCTCTGAGGATGAATCCTGCGAAATCCGGGAAGGGGTCTTGGGATGCATCAATAAAA aCCCCTGCAAGTCCCTGCACTGCCGCCCCAAGGAGCGCTGCCGGCCCCGCGGTGCCCAATCCCGCTGCGTCCCAGCCCTGGTCGCCACGTGCTGGGCATGGGGTGACCCACACTTCCGCACCTTCGATGGCCTTGACTTTGACTTCCAAGGAACCTGCAGCTACACCATGGCCGAATCCCATGGGAATGACCCTGGGCTGGTGCCCTTCAGGGTTGAGGCCAAGAACGACATCCGTGGCGGCATCCAATCTGTGTCCTATGTCTCCTTGGTCAATGTTGACGTCTATGGACAACGCATCTCCTTCCGCCGGAATGAAGATGGAAAAGTCTGG GTGAACGGGGAAGTGAcgctgctcccagtgctcctggcaGACGGGAAGGTGCAGGTCCGTCCCAGTGGGCTCCGTGTTGCTCTGGAGACAGATTTTGGTCTCCGGGTCTCCTACGACTGGAACTGGCACCTCCTGATCGACCTTCCCAGCAGCTACTTCCACCATGTCCGTGGCCTCTGCGGGAATTTCAACCTCAAGCCCCTTGATGACATCCCCGAGGCTGGTGACAACATCACTGCCATCATCACATGGGCCAAAAGCTAG